The Phormidium sp. PBR-2020 DNA segment CCAAGTGGAAAACCAACTGCAACGGCGAGCGGATCTCATCCCTAACCTCGTCACGGTTGCGCGAAGCCAAGCCGCCGCCGAACAGGAGGTGATTGACGAATTAGAGCGATCGCGCCAAGCCTATCTCCAAGCCGCCAGCATCGAGGAACAACAGGCGGCGATCGCCGAAGTCGAAGCCGCCATCGGCCAATTTCAGGAGGCGATCGCCCGTAATCCTGAATTACAAAGCTCCCAAGCCTTCCAAAACCTCAGCTATGAAATTGCCGGAACCGAGAACCGCATCGCCGTCGAACGGATGCGCTACAACCAAGCTGTACAAACCTATAACAGCCAGTTGAGCCAATTTCCCCAATCCCTCATTGCCAACCTAGCCAGTTTTGAAAACCAGCCCTATTTTGAAGCAAAAAATACTGATGCTCCTAATCTAGGAACTAATGAGTGAAAGCCAAGAAATGAAGGCGAGAGGGTGATTTTATTGGGGGCTAAAAAACGAGTAAATCAAATTAATGACTAACCACCCAAGCAACGCATACGCCCCCATTGCCACCAAAACATTCACATCAAAAACATTCGTAACATTCGTCCCTACTAAATCCGTTGGATTCATGAATAGATTATCAAACGGGGCAAAAAATGGCTCCGAGAGATTATAAATAAGGTTGGCAAACATATTCTCAGGATTTGCCCCACTCAAGCGGAGTAGAAACCGCAACAGTAACAACACTAATAAAGCACTGACCAAATAGGAAATAATGCGAATGACACGGGAGAGAATCAGCGCACGCTGAGAGATCTCCACCCGTTCCTCCTCACTGTGAAGGCGATCGCGCTCCTCGGGCGAGAGATGGCTGTTCGGATCAGGATTAGGGTTCATACATGGCACTCCAACGGACTATCTGCCCAAATCATAGCGATTTTCCTGACTCCAATCCCAACCCCGCTCATCGGTCCCCCAGTCGCCCACTCATCACCCCATCCCCATCCCGAATCGCCTCTCAGCCAACTCGCCCCAATCCCGGTTCAGATTTGCGTTAGGATCAAGGAGTTCTTTAACCCTACATTACATACTCGTCCATGGTCGTTTCCCAGTCTCCTGTCAGCGAACACGCCGAACAGCCGATTCGCCTTCCCCGTACCAGCGAGTCGGACTCCATCAAACGGATTCGCCATACCGCCTCCCACGTCATGGCGATGGCAGTACAACGGTTGTTCCCCGGAACCCAAGTGACCATCGGCCCCTGGACAGAGTATGGCTTCTACTACGACTTCGAT contains these protein-coding regions:
- a CDS encoding YggT family protein, encoding MNPNPDPNSHLSPEERDRLHSEEERVEISQRALILSRVIRIISYLVSALLVLLLLRFLLRLSGANPENMFANLIYNLSEPFFAPFDNLFMNPTDLVGTNVTNVFDVNVLVAMGAYALLGWLVINLIYSFFSPQ
- a CDS encoding LemA family protein, with the protein product MDRKNPKIPDELAPEILEIASRYYSESQNSYSLAELQDAGAEVQIPPEFIEKALQDVQAKKQQEQQQQQQSRERRKTVQWIAAGVAVIVSIWGMGAYNGLTSRAQEVEARWAQVENQLQRRADLIPNLVTVARSQAAAEQEVIDELERSRQAYLQAASIEEQQAAIAEVEAAIGQFQEAIARNPELQSSQAFQNLSYEIAGTENRIAVERMRYNQAVQTYNSQLSQFPQSLIANLASFENQPYFEAKNTDAPNLGTNE